Part of the Caulifigura coniformis genome, TCAGAAGCTCACAGCCTGTCCATCGGTGCGGTCACCCAGATTGCAGTAGGTGACGTAGTCGATGTTTTCGCTGATGAACTGGACGGAGCCGTCGGCCATCACGAAGTGAGCCCCACCGGTGTGGTAGCTGGCGTGTCCGGTTCCGTCCTGCCAGGAGACAGTCGTGCCGGTGCCGGCGCCCATGTTGAGCTCCAGCGTCCGCAGGAACGAGCTGTTCAGTTTGAGGTGGAACAGCGACATGGGGACGTTGTGGGCCCAGGCACTGCCGAACTGATTGAAGTGCGGCTTGGATTCGCCGAGGAGGAACGTGTTCGTCGTGCCGTCGGTGACGTGGGCGATGCTGATGCGCTGCACTCCGCGGGCGAACATTCCGCGCGTGCCGGAAGCGTTCCGATAGGGATAGGACCAGCCGGCGTTGATGTCGGTCGGGTTGGTCTTCCAGCAGAAGGCCTGGTTGTTGCAGTCTTTGGCGCCGCCGTCGTTGCGCATCGGGCCGCCGACAGGACGGTACATGCCTTCCTGGGTCGGAACGCTGACGTCACTGAAGTTTCCGCCGCTGGCCGTCTTGCCGGTCCGCGCGAGCGGGCTGCTGGGGCAGGTGGCGACTTCGAAGAAGCGGCTGGCGATCAGGTTGCGGTTGATCACGCCGCCGACTCCGGCCGTGGCGTCGTTGACAGAGCGGTTCGGGTCAAGCTGGTTGAAGAGGGGGGCCTGATCGATGTACGGCAGGACCGCGCGGAACCAGGTGCTGGACGGGTTGCCGCGAAGGTAGGTCGACGG contains:
- a CDS encoding DUF1559 domain-containing protein, with protein sequence MKKRGFTLIELLVVIAIIAILIALLLPAVQQAREAARRSQCKNNLKQFGLALHNYHDTFGVFPYASTFSDADATNPVPSTYLRGNPSSTWFRAVLPYIDQAPLFNQLDPNRSVNDATAGVGGVINRNLIASRFFEVATCPSSPLARTGKTASGGNFSDVSVPTQEGMYRPVGGPMRNDGGAKDCNNQAFCWKTNPTDINAGWSYPYRNASGTRGMFARGVQRISIAHVTDGTTNTFLLGESKPHFNQFGSAWAHNVPMSLFHLKLNSSFLRTLELNMGAGTGTTVSWQDGTGHASYHTGGAHFVMADGSVQFISENIDYVTYCNLGDRTDGQAVSF